From a region of the Kaistia sp. 32K genome:
- a CDS encoding RNA polymerase sigma factor, which produces MDKRHFGKLLTTFLLLRPRLEASAHARTGSRAQAEDILQDTWLKLDKAPSDVPIDNPGGYITQVARNALTDQHRKERRRSEIDTELNEVLWEPSDAVSPERILIGREAIRAVEAVLDQLPERTRQIFLMNRIDGISHRKIASQFGISDEAVYYHIRRALERLASVRDEFGT; this is translated from the coding sequence TTGGACAAGCGGCATTTCGGCAAACTCCTGACGACGTTTCTTCTGCTTCGGCCCCGGCTGGAGGCGTCGGCCCACGCACGCACCGGATCCCGCGCGCAGGCGGAAGATATTCTGCAGGATACCTGGCTGAAGCTGGACAAGGCGCCCAGCGACGTCCCGATTGACAATCCCGGCGGCTACATCACCCAGGTGGCCCGCAACGCCCTGACGGACCAGCATCGCAAGGAACGGCGGCGCAGTGAAATCGACACCGAGCTGAACGAGGTTCTCTGGGAGCCGTCGGACGCCGTCTCGCCGGAGCGGATTCTGATCGGGCGCGAGGCGATCCGCGCCGTCGAGGCGGTCCTCGACCAGTTGCCGGAGAGGACCCGCCAGATCTTCCTGATGAACCGGATCGACGGCATCTCCCACCGCAAGATTGCCAGCCAGTTCGGCATCAGCGACGAGGCGGTCTACTATCATATTCGGCGGGCGCTGGAGCGGCTCGCGTCGGTTCGCGACGAATTCGGCACATGA
- a CDS encoding TonB-dependent siderophore receptor, which translates to MLATMLMSTALGVGMLPALPVSRAEAEASQTRNFNIPSQPLGRALRALADQSGVQIAYKTAVAAGNTAPAVTGIMSTEQALARLLATSGLRYSFTGANTVTILSASAAHDGTSVAPKGTELLETIVVEGQRESPWGPVDGYVATQNASGMGTATPILETPQSVSVVTRDQITDQKPASLAESLTYTPGVSMQSQSFSRMVDDVMMRGFNVATGNGGMLRDGMKLQSNVYDGGQEPYGLERVEVLRGAASVLYGQLSPGGLINAISKRPTDKPLHEINAEYGSYDRKQVSFDLSDALNADGSLRYRLTGLVRDADNWVEQTPDNKVYIAPALTWSPDAATSLTLQASYQHVNTKFSAPLLYQDVSTGRIPRDLFLGEPGFDRYVGDLFTVGYDLQHTFENDVKLRHAARYYQSDVKWDYMMANLAPVTSNGTLYRLASKRDEKSYGFTTDTSLEKSFTTGPAEHTVLAGIDYYRRGYDTLRFRGTGYVPLDIDDPVYSGSSPAIGPTNRGSDSDGNQFGVYLQDQIKIDNWAFVLGGRQDWTDSTSTSYQNGKVTDQDDQKATGRAGVVYLFDNGLAPYLSVSQSFAPQVGADSRTGDALKPNEGLQYEAGLRYQPDGSNLLLSAAIYELTQKNLVSYDATGSAYQLGKVRSRGLELEARAEFGALGIIGAYAYTDSQILDSANSYEIGQAVALVPRNAVSLWADYKLDELGLDGFSIGGGLRYVGKTSMPDSVKTLGYDADVPGYMLADAMVRYDFSALGKQYNGLDFTLNARNLFDKKFYTCAGTDGCRYGEPASVVGTLSYKW; encoded by the coding sequence ATGCTGGCGACGATGCTGATGAGCACGGCGCTGGGCGTGGGGATGCTGCCGGCACTGCCCGTATCGCGGGCCGAAGCTGAGGCCAGCCAGACGCGCAATTTCAACATTCCGAGCCAGCCGCTCGGCCGGGCGCTGCGCGCCCTCGCCGACCAGTCCGGCGTGCAGATCGCCTACAAGACCGCGGTCGCCGCCGGCAATACCGCGCCGGCCGTGACCGGCATCATGTCGACGGAGCAGGCGCTGGCCCGATTGCTGGCCACCTCGGGCCTGCGCTACAGCTTCACGGGCGCCAACACGGTTACCATCCTCTCTGCCTCGGCGGCGCATGACGGGACATCCGTCGCCCCGAAAGGCACCGAGCTTCTCGAAACAATCGTTGTCGAAGGTCAGCGCGAGAGCCCGTGGGGGCCGGTCGACGGCTATGTCGCGACCCAGAATGCCTCGGGCATGGGGACGGCCACGCCGATCCTCGAGACCCCGCAATCCGTCTCGGTCGTGACCCGGGACCAGATCACCGACCAGAAGCCGGCATCGCTCGCCGAATCCCTGACCTACACCCCCGGCGTCAGCATGCAGTCGCAGAGCTTCAGCCGCATGGTCGATGACGTCATGATGCGCGGCTTCAACGTCGCGACCGGCAATGGCGGCATGCTGCGGGACGGCATGAAGCTGCAATCCAACGTTTATGACGGCGGCCAGGAACCGTATGGCCTCGAACGGGTCGAAGTCCTGCGCGGCGCCGCCTCGGTTCTCTATGGCCAGCTCTCGCCCGGTGGCCTCATCAACGCCATCTCGAAGCGCCCCACCGACAAGCCGCTCCACGAAATCAATGCCGAATATGGCAGCTATGACCGCAAGCAGGTTTCGTTCGACCTGAGCGACGCCCTCAACGCCGACGGCTCGCTGCGCTATCGCCTCACCGGCCTCGTGCGCGATGCCGACAATTGGGTCGAGCAGACGCCGGACAACAAGGTCTATATCGCCCCGGCTTTGACCTGGAGCCCGGATGCGGCAACGTCGCTGACGCTGCAGGCCAGCTACCAGCATGTGAACACCAAGTTCAGCGCGCCGCTGCTCTACCAGGATGTCAGCACCGGCAGGATCCCGCGCGACCTGTTCCTCGGCGAACCGGGCTTCGACCGCTATGTCGGCGACCTCTTTACGGTCGGGTACGATCTCCAGCACACGTTCGAGAACGATGTGAAGCTGCGCCATGCCGCCCGCTACTACCAGTCCGACGTCAAGTGGGACTACATGATGGCCAATCTAGCGCCTGTCACCAGCAACGGGACGCTCTATCGGCTGGCCAGCAAGCGGGATGAGAAGTCCTACGGCTTCACCACCGACACCTCGCTCGAGAAGAGCTTCACCACGGGACCGGCGGAGCACACGGTGCTCGCGGGTATCGACTATTATCGCCGCGGCTATGACACGCTGCGTTTCCGTGGCACCGGCTACGTTCCGCTTGATATCGACGATCCCGTCTATTCCGGTTCTTCCCCTGCCATCGGCCCGACCAACCGCGGCAGCGACAGCGACGGCAACCAGTTCGGCGTCTACCTGCAGGACCAGATCAAGATCGACAACTGGGCCTTCGTGCTTGGCGGCCGGCAGGACTGGACCGACAGCACGTCGACCAGCTACCAGAATGGCAAGGTCACCGATCAGGACGACCAGAAGGCGACCGGCCGCGCCGGCGTGGTCTATCTCTTCGACAACGGCCTCGCCCCCTATCTCAGCGTCAGCCAATCCTTCGCGCCCCAGGTCGGCGCCGACAGCCGGACCGGCGACGCGCTGAAGCCGAACGAGGGTCTGCAGTATGAAGCGGGCCTTCGCTATCAGCCCGATGGCAGCAACCTTCTCCTCAGCGCCGCCATCTACGAACTGACGCAGAAGAATCTCGTCAGCTATGACGCCACGGGAAGCGCCTACCAGCTCGGCAAGGTGCGCTCGCGCGGACTGGAGCTCGAGGCGCGCGCCGAGTTCGGCGCCCTCGGCATCATCGGCGCCTATGCCTATACCGACAGCCAGATCCTCGACAGCGCCAACAGCTACGAGATCGGCCAGGCGGTGGCGCTGGTTCCGCGCAACGCCGTTTCGCTGTGGGCCGACTACAAGCTCGACGAACTGGGCCTCGACGGCTTCTCCATCGGCGGCGGCCTGCGCTATGTCGGCAAGACCAGCATGCCCGACAGCGTCAAGACACTTGGCTACGACGCCGATGTCCCAGGCTACATGCTTGCCGACGCCATGGTTCGCTACGACTTCAGCGCGCTCGGCAAGCAATATAACGGACTGGACTTCACGCTGAACGCGCGGAACCTCTTCGACAAGAAGTTCTATACCTGCGCCGGCACGGATGGCTGCCGCTACGGGGAGCCGGCGTCCGTCGTCGGAACGCTCTCCTACAAATGGTAA
- a CDS encoding ABC transporter substrate-binding protein yields the protein MVSRPGLSRRRLLGTALAVPFVLSGAPARAATSSRVVSLDLFATELTLTLGVTPLAVANVPLYRRLVAEPALAADTPDLGPLTEPNAELLRAMSPDAILLASWQAGSLGILSRIAPLVSVDSLSRTEPAIANAIRQIHALGELFDRTEEAEQWTQRLHATLAAAQAALTDRTARPLYVCRFAENGRNVSIFGGNGMIGDALGQLGLRNAWQGRVNASGVTSAGIDQLAGEPEARIVHFDRGAETARALAALDGSALWNALPAVRAGRVTQMPVIYPSGGIVSAIRFARQLVAGLPRHD from the coding sequence ATGGTAAGCAGGCCGGGCCTTTCGCGACGCAGGCTCCTGGGGACGGCGCTCGCCGTCCCCTTCGTCCTGTCGGGAGCCCCGGCACGGGCGGCAACATCCAGCCGCGTCGTATCGCTGGATCTGTTCGCGACGGAACTGACGCTGACGCTTGGCGTCACCCCGCTCGCCGTCGCCAATGTCCCGCTCTATCGCCGCCTCGTGGCGGAGCCGGCGCTCGCGGCCGATACCCCCGACCTCGGCCCCCTGACCGAACCGAATGCGGAACTCCTGCGCGCGATGAGCCCGGATGCAATCCTGCTCGCCTCCTGGCAGGCCGGCAGCCTCGGCATTCTGTCGCGCATCGCCCCGCTGGTATCCGTCGATTCCCTGTCCAGGACCGAGCCGGCCATCGCCAATGCCATCCGGCAAATCCATGCGCTCGGCGAGCTCTTCGACCGAACCGAAGAGGCCGAACAGTGGACGCAGCGGCTGCACGCGACGCTCGCCGCCGCGCAAGCCGCCCTTACGGATCGCACCGCCCGTCCGCTCTATGTCTGCCGCTTTGCCGAAAACGGACGCAACGTCTCCATCTTCGGCGGCAACGGCATGATCGGCGATGCGCTGGGCCAGCTCGGCCTGCGCAATGCCTGGCAGGGCCGGGTCAACGCCTCCGGCGTGACATCGGCCGGCATCGATCAGCTGGCCGGAGAGCCGGAAGCGCGGATCGTGCATTTCGACCGGGGCGCCGAGACGGCGCGGGCGCTCGCCGCGCTTGACGGCAGCGCACTCTGGAACGCTCTCCCCGCCGTCCGCGCCGGACGCGTGACCCAGATGCCCGTCATCTATCCGAGCGGCGGCATCGTCTCGGCGATCCGCTTTGCCCGTCAACTCGTCGCCGGACTGCCTCGCCATGACTGA
- the fhuB gene encoding Fe(3+)-hydroxamate ABC transporter permease FhuB yields MAIATLLLAFNLRQVLPAGRWLASLGNPTDLQAIIARDALLPRFVMSLLCGGALGLASVVFQQVLRNPLAEPGTLGVFAGAKCALAVAILWAPGLLVAGWDVIAFAGGSLATLIVMLLARRQGFSPAALILSALILSLSLGAFGSMLILVHFDALGELYVWESGSLVQNSWRGVVEILPRLAIALVATLALLRPLALLELDDAGARGLGLSLGTTRALAIAGAVLASAIVAGTIGVIGFVGLAGAAMARFGGARRLSQRLLAGSLIAAGLLACTDQGLMLLSGGMEIPAGAVTPLLGAPLLIYLLRRARPNHAPAALPGLPISTGSNATRIGVALLIALLVGMLAVSLLLGRTTGGWQLASGQDLAALLPWRLPRIVAALSAGLLLAVAGGLLQGLTGNPIASPELLGISSGAGLILLVATFFLPALDRGSMILLSGLAAALVLFAVLNFSRRSAFAPEQLLLTGAALATLLASALSVMLFLGDMRVLRVVGWLSGSTYSVTAGDARTVAVLACLALLLLPLLGRWLEILPLGRPSAAGLGLPIGRSRFCIIAMAAALTGVATLMVGPLSFVGLMAPHMARTLGFRRALPRIYAAALIGGGLMVFADWIGRNIAFPWQIPAGLVATGLGGLYFVLMVARR; encoded by the coding sequence GTGGCGATCGCCACCCTGCTTCTGGCGTTCAACCTCCGGCAGGTGCTTCCGGCCGGACGATGGCTGGCGTCGCTCGGCAACCCGACCGATCTGCAGGCGATCATCGCGCGCGATGCGCTGCTGCCGCGCTTCGTGATGAGCCTGCTATGCGGCGGCGCGCTCGGGCTCGCCAGCGTCGTCTTCCAGCAGGTGCTGCGCAATCCGCTGGCCGAGCCTGGGACGCTCGGCGTGTTCGCAGGCGCCAAATGCGCGCTCGCCGTCGCCATTCTCTGGGCGCCGGGCCTTCTCGTCGCCGGCTGGGACGTGATCGCCTTCGCCGGCGGCTCGTTGGCCACCCTCATCGTCATGCTGCTCGCCCGCCGCCAGGGCTTTTCGCCGGCGGCGCTGATCCTGTCGGCGCTGATCCTGTCGCTGTCTCTCGGCGCCTTCGGATCGATGCTGATCCTCGTGCATTTCGATGCGCTCGGCGAACTCTATGTCTGGGAATCCGGCTCCCTGGTCCAGAACAGCTGGCGCGGCGTCGTCGAGATCCTGCCGCGCCTCGCCATCGCGCTGGTGGCGACACTGGCGCTACTGCGGCCGCTCGCCCTGCTCGAGCTGGATGACGCCGGAGCCCGCGGGCTGGGTCTTTCCCTCGGCACGACCCGCGCGCTGGCCATCGCCGGCGCCGTGCTGGCAAGCGCCATCGTGGCCGGCACGATAGGCGTGATCGGCTTCGTCGGCCTCGCCGGCGCGGCCATGGCGCGGTTTGGCGGCGCCAGGCGCCTCTCCCAGCGGCTACTCGCCGGCTCGCTGATCGCAGCCGGCCTCCTCGCCTGCACCGACCAGGGCCTGATGCTGCTGTCCGGCGGCATGGAAATCCCGGCCGGCGCCGTCACGCCGCTCCTCGGCGCGCCGCTCCTGATCTACCTGCTGCGCCGGGCTCGACCCAACCACGCGCCCGCCGCCTTGCCGGGCCTGCCCATTTCCACCGGCAGCAACGCGACGCGGATCGGCGTGGCGTTGCTGATCGCCCTGCTGGTCGGGATGCTGGCGGTCTCCCTCCTGCTCGGCCGAACGACCGGGGGATGGCAGCTTGCCAGCGGCCAGGATCTGGCCGCGCTGCTCCCCTGGCGGCTACCGCGCATCGTCGCCGCACTCTCTGCAGGCCTCCTGCTGGCGGTTGCGGGCGGGCTCCTGCAAGGGCTGACCGGCAATCCCATCGCCAGTCCGGAACTGCTCGGAATTTCATCCGGCGCCGGTTTGATCCTGCTCGTGGCCACGTTCTTCCTGCCGGCGCTCGACCGCGGCTCGATGATACTGCTTTCCGGTCTTGCCGCGGCCCTGGTCCTGTTCGCCGTTCTGAACTTCAGCCGGCGCTCCGCCTTTGCGCCGGAACAATTGCTGCTGACGGGCGCTGCCCTGGCGACGCTGCTCGCCTCGGCGCTATCGGTCATGCTCTTCCTGGGCGACATGCGCGTCTTGCGCGTGGTCGGCTGGCTCTCCGGCTCGACCTATTCGGTCACGGCCGGCGATGCGCGCACCGTCGCCGTCCTCGCCTGCCTCGCGCTGCTCCTGTTGCCGCTTCTCGGGCGCTGGCTCGAAATCCTGCCGCTGGGGCGCCCCTCCGCTGCCGGGCTCGGCCTGCCGATCGGAAGGAGCCGCTTCTGCATCATCGCCATGGCAGCGGCGCTGACCGGGGTCGCAACCCTGATGGTCGGCCCCTTGTCCTTCGTCGGCCTGATGGCGCCGCACATGGCGCGCACGCTCGGCTTCCGGCGTGCGCTGCCGCGGATCTATGCGGCGGCGCTGATCGGCGGCGGACTGATGGTGTTCGCCGACTGGATTGGCCGCAACATCGCGTTTCCGTGGCAGATCCCGGCCGGTCTCGTGGCGACCGGTCTCGGCGGCCTCTACTTCGTCCTGATGGTGGCCCGGCGATGA
- a CDS encoding ATP-binding cassette domain-containing protein, giving the protein MSPRPPRPDDASPLFALDGISFAVEGRQLLGPLTLTLPARRMIGLIGHNGSGKSTLLKILARQQAATSGQVRFEGRPPSEWGDRAFARRVAFLPQQTPAAPGFLVRELVALGRYPWHGALGRFGATDREKVAEAIALTDLAPLAGRLVDTLSGGERQRAWIAMLIAQDAECLLLDEPISALDIAHQIEVLALVRRLAHEKGLGVVTVLHDINMAARHCDEILALHSGKVVAHAPPDAIMNPETLRQIYGIDMNVLPHPASGKPIALPG; this is encoded by the coding sequence ATGTCCCCTCGACCGCCGCGGCCCGACGACGCGTCTCCGCTTTTCGCTCTCGACGGGATATCCTTTGCCGTCGAAGGACGGCAATTGCTCGGGCCTCTGACGTTGACGTTGCCGGCCCGTCGCATGATCGGCCTGATCGGCCACAATGGCTCCGGCAAGTCGACGCTGCTGAAGATCCTCGCCCGCCAGCAGGCGGCGACGTCGGGCCAGGTGCGGTTCGAGGGCCGCCCCCCGTCGGAATGGGGCGACCGGGCCTTCGCCCGCCGGGTCGCCTTCCTGCCGCAGCAGACCCCTGCCGCGCCGGGCTTTCTGGTCCGCGAACTGGTCGCGCTCGGGCGCTATCCCTGGCACGGCGCGCTCGGACGCTTCGGCGCGACGGATCGGGAGAAAGTGGCGGAAGCGATCGCGCTCACCGATCTTGCGCCGCTGGCCGGCCGGCTCGTCGATACCTTGTCGGGCGGCGAGCGCCAGCGCGCCTGGATTGCCATGCTGATCGCGCAGGACGCCGAATGCCTGCTGCTGGACGAACCGATCTCGGCGCTCGACATCGCCCACCAGATCGAGGTCCTCGCGCTCGTCCGGCGCCTCGCGCATGAGAAGGGGCTGGGAGTCGTCACCGTCCTGCACGACATCAACATGGCAGCCCGACACTGCGACGAAATCCTCGCGCTGCATTCGGGCAAGGTCGTCGCGCACGCCCCGCCGGACGCGATCATGAACCCGGAGACGCTGCGCCAGATCTACGGCATCGACATGAACGTCCTGCCCCATCCGGCGTCAGGAAAGCCGATCGCCCTACCCGGCTGA
- a CDS encoding PAS domain-containing sensor histidine kinase: MEVTPSILHRSLALFLCVAGLVVALLAFEPAGLLVAVAALCIWLGWQEGLGAIAVTGCFWAAIVFWNLPLGPDSLVQLGVYLGAAAAIWLLVQIFRSASLYDVLDQHSQRLVADIPGLGWTAYPDGRIRFVNPAVLAFIGVTPEAMRRMIEIEPNALERWTHPDDIERTRANWDHALRTGEPLIDEQRVLRCDGVYRWFRDTVVPSRDKRGRITGWYGHTTDITEQKNAEEALRASERELRLLVDTVPTMIFLLTPEALPYYFNKRFVDWAGIEPGSEAAEEGHDFNTHTGMIHPDDRAGVAAAFRRSIATGEPLQFKGRLRRKDGEFRWIDSRVEPLRDESGTILRWYGVNIDIDDEVRAQEALRLADERLARASRAASLSELSVSIAHELNSPLQAVVANANAYQRWLNASPPNYERAGRTAEKIIRDANAAAEVVGRIRALFAQTTPGRSPVDLNGVISEVTELVIDRLISGNVRLGLALDPDLPLVNADHVQVEQVVLNLIRNAIEAMQGTPPGERRLQIVSRRRNDETIEIEVGDRGPGIPNPERIFDAFYTTKADGMGMGLAICRSIVEAHGGRITARSTVDRGSTVSFTLPLSGSETDARVGE; encoded by the coding sequence ATGGAAGTAACCCCTTCGATACTGCACCGAAGCCTGGCGCTGTTCCTCTGTGTCGCGGGACTTGTGGTGGCGTTGCTGGCGTTCGAGCCGGCCGGTCTGCTGGTCGCCGTCGCGGCGCTCTGCATCTGGCTCGGCTGGCAGGAAGGGCTGGGCGCCATCGCCGTCACCGGCTGCTTCTGGGCCGCGATCGTGTTCTGGAACCTGCCCCTTGGCCCGGACAGCCTGGTCCAGCTCGGCGTGTATCTCGGCGCGGCGGCGGCGATATGGCTGCTCGTCCAGATCTTCAGGTCCGCAAGCCTCTACGATGTGCTCGATCAGCATTCGCAGCGGCTGGTCGCCGATATCCCCGGGCTCGGCTGGACCGCCTATCCCGATGGGCGGATCCGGTTCGTCAACCCGGCCGTGCTCGCCTTCATCGGCGTCACGCCCGAGGCGATGCGCCGGATGATCGAGATCGAGCCCAACGCGCTGGAGCGGTGGACCCACCCCGATGATATCGAGCGGACCCGCGCGAACTGGGACCACGCGCTGCGGACCGGCGAGCCTCTGATCGACGAGCAACGGGTGCTCCGTTGCGACGGCGTCTATCGGTGGTTTCGCGACACGGTCGTCCCGTCGCGCGACAAGCGCGGACGGATCACCGGCTGGTACGGGCATACGACCGACATCACCGAGCAGAAGAACGCCGAGGAAGCGCTGCGCGCCAGCGAGCGCGAGCTTCGCCTGCTGGTCGACACGGTGCCGACCATGATCTTCCTGCTGACGCCGGAGGCGCTGCCCTATTATTTCAACAAGCGCTTCGTCGACTGGGCCGGCATCGAGCCCGGCAGCGAGGCCGCGGAAGAAGGCCACGACTTCAATACGCACACCGGCATGATCCATCCGGATGATCGCGCCGGCGTCGCGGCGGCGTTCCGGCGGTCCATCGCGACCGGCGAGCCGCTGCAATTCAAGGGCCGTCTGCGACGCAAGGACGGCGAGTTCCGCTGGATCGACTCGCGCGTCGAGCCGCTGCGCGACGAGAGCGGCACGATCCTGCGCTGGTACGGCGTCAACATCGACATCGACGACGAGGTGCGCGCGCAGGAGGCGCTGCGCCTCGCCGACGAGCGGCTGGCCCGGGCCTCACGCGCGGCGAGCCTGTCGGAGCTGTCGGTCTCGATCGCGCACGAGCTCAATTCGCCGCTGCAGGCCGTGGTCGCCAATGCCAATGCCTACCAGCGCTGGCTCAACGCCAGCCCGCCGAACTACGAACGCGCCGGGCGCACCGCCGAAAAGATCATCCGCGACGCCAACGCGGCAGCGGAAGTGGTCGGGCGGATCCGGGCCCTGTTCGCCCAGACGACGCCCGGTCGCAGCCCGGTGGACCTCAACGGCGTGATCAGCGAGGTGACCGAGCTGGTGATCGACAGGCTGATCTCGGGCAATGTTCGGCTCGGACTTGCGCTCGATCCCGACCTGCCGCTGGTGAACGCGGACCATGTGCAGGTGGAGCAGGTCGTGCTGAACCTGATCCGCAACGCCATCGAGGCGATGCAGGGCACGCCCCCCGGGGAACGCCGATTGCAGATCGTCTCGCGGCGTCGGAATGACGAAACGATCGAGATCGAGGTGGGCGATCGCGGCCCGGGGATTCCCAATCCGGAGCGCATCTTCGATGCCTTCTACACCACCAAGGCGGACGGCATGGGCATGGGTCTCGCCATCTGCCGGTCGATCGTCGAGGCGCATGGCGGCCGGATCACGGCGAGGTCCACGGTCGACCGGGGCTCGACGGTCTCCTTCACGCTGCCGCTTTCCGGCTCAGAGACCGATGCGCGGGTCGGCGAGTGA
- a CDS encoding response regulator transcription factor — MAGTADDPIAILVDDDTAVCEALGELLNSVGIDTIAFSSSTELLEAELPDRPGCVVLDVRMPGLSGLDLQHRLVEHGILTPIVFLTGHGDIAMSVQAMKAGAVDFLTKPVRDQTFLDAISRAIATDIEQRRAADETRRNVELYDTLTPRERQVFRSVVKGSLNKQIAFELQISEVTVKLHRSSMMKKMNAPSTAHLFGAWQSLPDDIRSNNG, encoded by the coding sequence ATGGCGGGAACCGCGGACGATCCGATTGCCATCCTGGTCGATGACGACACCGCCGTCTGCGAGGCACTGGGCGAATTGCTGAACTCGGTCGGCATCGACACCATCGCCTTTTCATCGTCGACCGAACTGCTCGAGGCGGAGCTGCCCGATCGGCCCGGCTGCGTCGTGCTCGATGTCCGCATGCCCGGGCTGAGCGGTCTCGATCTGCAGCACCGCCTCGTGGAACACGGCATCCTCACCCCCATCGTGTTTCTGACGGGTCATGGCGACATCGCCATGAGCGTTCAGGCGATGAAGGCGGGCGCGGTGGACTTCCTCACCAAGCCGGTTCGCGACCAGACCTTTCTCGATGCCATCTCGAGAGCCATCGCGACCGACATCGAGCAGCGGCGCGCGGCCGACGAGACGCGCCGGAATGTGGAACTCTACGATACGCTGACGCCGCGCGAGCGGCAGGTATTCCGGTCGGTGGTCAAGGGGTCCCTCAACAAGCAGATCGCGTTCGAGCTGCAGATCAGCGAGGTCACCGTCAAACTGCATCGCAGCAGCATGATGAAGAAGATGAACGCCCCTTCGACCGCCCATCTCTTCGGCGCGTGGCAATCGCTGCCCGACGACATCCGGTCGAACAACGGCTGA
- the fhuF gene encoding siderophore-iron reductase FhuF, whose protein sequence is MIPALAPVFRGSLERYGAQLVPESDPRPFLAGKSLLDPERLRPILEQFGRKYPGGDKAAIATQWSKWHFSTLLVPILAANLLADLDLPVELERIGVVLDEDGHTAAIRLGPDIVRFAPASAAARFARVTEEHLAPLIGAIRATSGLPEKVLWSNAGNVAENVLRECEASLGADHPGVAQGAALLAARLRPDGSRNPLFEPIRYVGGARRRRVCCLRYLIETLGYCKSCPLAQARKET, encoded by the coding sequence ATGATCCCGGCACTGGCCCCCGTGTTCCGCGGATCCCTGGAGCGCTACGGCGCCCAGCTCGTGCCGGAGAGCGACCCGCGCCCCTTCCTTGCCGGCAAAAGCCTGCTCGACCCGGAGCGTCTGCGGCCCATCCTCGAGCAATTCGGCCGGAAATACCCGGGTGGCGACAAGGCCGCGATCGCGACGCAATGGTCGAAATGGCACTTCTCGACCTTGCTGGTGCCAATTCTGGCCGCGAACCTTCTCGCCGATCTCGATCTGCCGGTCGAACTCGAGCGGATCGGCGTCGTCCTCGACGAGGATGGGCACACCGCCGCCATCCGCCTCGGTCCCGACATCGTCCGCTTCGCGCCGGCGAGCGCCGCCGCGCGGTTCGCCCGGGTGACGGAGGAACATCTGGCGCCGTTGATTGGCGCCATCCGCGCCACCAGCGGCCTGCCGGAAAAGGTGCTCTGGAGCAATGCCGGCAATGTGGCCGAGAATGTCCTGCGCGAATGCGAGGCATCGCTGGGAGCCGACCATCCCGGCGTCGCGCAGGGCGCAGCGCTGCTTGCCGCCCGCCTTCGGCCGGACGGCAGCCGGAACCCGCTCTTCGAGCCGATCCGCTATGTCGGCGGCGCACGGCGGCGCCGGGTCTGCTGCCTGCGCTACCTGATCGAGACGCTCGGCTACTGCAAGAGCTGCCCGCTCGCGCAGGCGAGAAAGGAAACCTGA
- a CDS encoding FecR domain-containing protein gives MDAEKQPETNRRSAMDARDWIVRLNSGEISAADIERFKAWRDGSPDNRQAFERERAFWQELQVLDPARRARPAALTAASEPRRPTLGRRGFLIGGAAMATAAAVIALPRLEIWWNADFRTGVGESAEFILPDGSTAALNTDSGIAVRFQSGLRLVELLRGEAEFRVKPSETVFRVAALGGNTDALGTVFSVQAFDDVATVTVAEGEVRVSGQQAPQAAASPEHGGVVLAASEQTRYAAGGLPDPAIRIETDTVFAWRSGRIIFEGRPFDSAIAELGRYLPERIVLAPNASSSTPVSAIFSTGQALAAVRALARTQGLSVRRVPGVVVLIS, from the coding sequence ATGGACGCCGAGAAACAGCCCGAAACAAACCGCCGAAGCGCGATGGACGCACGCGACTGGATCGTGCGCCTGAACTCGGGCGAGATCAGCGCCGCGGATATCGAACGCTTCAAGGCATGGCGTGACGGTTCTCCCGACAATCGGCAGGCGTTCGAGCGCGAACGTGCCTTCTGGCAGGAACTCCAGGTGCTCGATCCCGCCCGGCGGGCGCGCCCCGCGGCGCTGACAGCGGCAAGCGAGCCACGACGCCCGACGCTCGGCAGACGCGGCTTCCTGATCGGCGGCGCGGCGATGGCGACAGCGGCGGCGGTGATCGCATTGCCGCGGCTGGAAATCTGGTGGAACGCCGATTTCCGGACCGGGGTCGGCGAAAGCGCGGAGTTCATCCTTCCCGACGGCTCGACGGCGGCCCTGAATACCGACAGCGGCATCGCCGTCCGCTTCCAGTCGGGCCTGCGCCTCGTCGAACTGCTGCGCGGCGAGGCCGAGTTCCGGGTCAAGCCCAGCGAGACCGTCTTCCGCGTCGCGGCACTGGGCGGCAACACCGACGCGCTCGGCACGGTCTTCTCCGTCCAGGCGTTCGACGATGTCGCCACCGTGACCGTCGCCGAGGGGGAAGTCCGCGTATCGGGTCAGCAAGCGCCGCAAGCGGCGGCCAGCCCGGAGCACGGCGGCGTTGTCCTCGCGGCGAGCGAGCAAACCCGCTATGCGGCGGGCGGCCTCCCGGATCCGGCCATCAGAATCGAAACGGACACCGTCTTCGCCTGGCGCTCCGGACGGATCATATTCGAGGGACGCCCCTTCGACAGCGCCATCGCCGAGCTTGGCCGCTATCTGCCCGAACGCATCGTCCTCGCTCCGAACGCATCGTCCTCGACGCCCGTCAGCGCGATCTTCTCGACCGGGCAGGCGCTCGCCGCCGTCAGGGCGCTGGCCCGGACCCAGGGCCTGTCCGTTCGGCGCGTCCCCGGCGTCGTCGTGCTGATTTCCTGA